A part of Bosea sp. (in: a-proteobacteria) genomic DNA contains:
- a CDS encoding SCO family protein yields MDKRALILPAAAFLFGLVSLGLAALWTFAPTPEATRASSVGGPFDLTAMDGRRISSRQFQGAPLLVFFGFTHCPDVCPTKLMELSEVFRAAGDRAGNTRALFITVDPARDTPELLKNYLGSFDPRIIGLTGTQEEIDAVVKAFRAYARKVPTASGDYTMDHTAIIYLMDKKGQFVGSFNLERPPAEAARDLLRHL; encoded by the coding sequence ATGGACAAGCGCGCCCTCATCCTTCCCGCCGCCGCCTTTCTGTTTGGCCTGGTGTCGCTCGGCCTTGCCGCCCTGTGGACCTTCGCGCCGACGCCCGAGGCGACGCGGGCCAGTTCGGTCGGCGGCCCCTTCGATCTGACCGCGATGGACGGTCGCCGCATCAGCAGCCGCCAGTTTCAGGGCGCGCCGCTGCTCGTCTTCTTCGGCTTCACGCATTGCCCGGATGTGTGCCCCACCAAGCTGATGGAGCTGTCCGAAGTCTTCCGCGCCGCGGGCGATCGGGCTGGCAACACCCGCGCGCTGTTCATCACCGTGGATCCGGCCCGCGACACGCCCGAACTGTTGAAGAACTATCTCGGCAGCTTCGATCCGCGCATCATCGGGCTGACCGGCACACAGGAGGAGATCGACGCCGTGGTCAAGGCCTTCCGCGCCTATGCGCGCAAGGTGCCGACCGCGAGCGGCGACTACACCATGGACCATACCGCCATCATCTATCTGATGGACAAGAAGGGCCAGTTCGTCGGCAGCTTCAATCTGGAACGCCCGCCCGCCGAGGCAGCCCGGGACCTGCTGCGTCATCTCTGA
- a CDS encoding FAD-dependent oxidoreductase, protein MSGTVIVGAGQAGVQVAAELRAAGYAPPITLVGAETALPYHRPPLSKAYLTGEKSLDALQMRGAAFYVEQHITLMQGVAAAAIDAGARRVILEDGSALAYDHLVLATGASPRPLTCPGHDLEGVLALRGLADADALKTRLTSARSLVVVGGGFIGLEAAASARKLGKDVALLEMQDRLMARAVGPDLSRHFAETHAAHGVSLHFGEGAAEIIGQGGRVVAVRTTAGRELPADIVLAGIGVNPNIELARAAGLATGNGIVVDTGQRTSEPSILALGDVCAFPEPRGHGHIRLESVQNAVDQAKIVAASILGRPARYEAVPWFWSDQYDLKLQMVGLSHGHDAAEERGSRAGNRFSIFYFKAGRLIAIDSVNRPADHMRGRKLLAPGAAPLARADLDGAFPQRA, encoded by the coding sequence ATGAGCGGGACTGTCATCGTCGGCGCGGGCCAGGCCGGGGTGCAGGTCGCCGCGGAGCTGCGCGCCGCCGGCTACGCGCCGCCGATCACGCTGGTCGGCGCGGAAACCGCCCTGCCCTACCACCGCCCGCCTCTCTCGAAGGCCTATCTCACAGGCGAGAAGAGCTTGGATGCCCTGCAGATGCGCGGGGCGGCCTTCTATGTCGAGCAGCACATCACGCTCATGCAGGGCGTTGCGGCCGCTGCCATCGATGCCGGCGCGCGACGCGTCATTCTCGAGGACGGCTCCGCGCTGGCCTATGATCATCTTGTTCTGGCGACAGGTGCCTCGCCCCGCCCGCTGACCTGCCCAGGCCATGATCTGGAGGGCGTGCTCGCCCTGCGCGGGCTTGCCGATGCCGACGCGCTCAAGACAAGGCTCACGAGCGCGCGCAGCCTCGTCGTGGTGGGCGGCGGCTTCATCGGCCTTGAAGCTGCCGCCAGCGCGCGCAAGCTTGGCAAGGATGTCGCGCTGCTTGAGATGCAGGACCGGCTGATGGCGCGCGCGGTCGGCCCTGACCTCTCGAGGCATTTCGCCGAAACCCATGCGGCCCATGGCGTCAGCCTGCATTTCGGCGAAGGCGCGGCCGAGATCATCGGGCAGGGCGGCAGGGTCGTTGCTGTCCGCACCACGGCGGGCCGTGAGTTGCCGGCCGACATCGTGCTGGCGGGGATCGGCGTGAACCCGAACATCGAGCTTGCCCGCGCCGCCGGCCTCGCCACGGGCAACGGCATCGTGGTCGACACGGGCCAGCGCACCTCCGAACCGTCGATCCTGGCGCTCGGCGATGTCTGCGCCTTCCCGGAGCCCCGGGGCCACGGCCATATCCGGCTCGAATCCGTGCAGAACGCCGTGGATCAGGCCAAGATCGTCGCGGCCTCCATCCTCGGACGGCCGGCACGCTATGAGGCGGTGCCCTGGTTCTGGAGCGACCAGTATGACCTCAAGCTTCAGATGGTGGGCCTGTCCCATGGCCATGACGCCGCCGAGGAGCGCGGCAGCCGGGCCGGGAACCGCTTCTCGATCTTTTACTTCAAGGCCGGCCGCCTGATCGCGATCGACAGCGTCAATCGCCCTGCCGACCACATGCGCGGGCGCAAGCTGCTCGCGCCCGGCGCGGCCCCGCTCGCACGGGCCGATCTCGACGGCGCCTTCCCTCAGCGGGCCTGA